From one Syntrophales bacterium genomic stretch:
- a CDS encoding phosphopantetheine-binding protein, whose translation MDERAIFEKMIEILKVYTKDVALVEKATMDTHILDDLKVNSARLVDIIIKCEDVFGITIEDDEADKIRTIGDAVNLIKQKVSV comes from the coding sequence ATGGATGAGCGAGCTATTTTTGAAAAGATGATTGAAATTCTCAAGGTTTACACGAAGGATGTGGCTTTAGTGGAAAAAGCCACCATGGATACGCACATATTGGATGACCTTAAGGTAAATTCTGCTCGGCTTGTGGACATTATAATAAAGTGTGAGGACGTCTTCGGAATTACGATTGAGGATGACGAGGCTGATAAAATCAGAACTATCGGTGATGCCGTAAATCTAATCAAGCAAAAGGTCTCTGTCTGA
- a CDS encoding 1-acyl-sn-glycerol-3-phosphate acyltransferase → MLSLKIQYWAGRIAVFFLAPLYIIVLRFFFKYRLRNLSEVRRKWRMLLEEHRGPWIVCANHLTLIDSLILTYGLYSLWDHIVYYDTIPWNLPEKRNFQKNLALVIFCYLAKCIPVERGGDREGMKKTVEKCNTLLTMGQSLLIFPEGRRSRKGRVDVENYAYGVGRFVAEHSNCRVLLAYLRGDGQETFSDYPKRGETFIIMLKPFEVPSMGLQGLRGHRERAKSIVEELAKMEDEYFRDYRQ, encoded by the coding sequence ATGCTATCTCTGAAAATCCAGTATTGGGCTGGAAGGATAGCGGTTTTCTTTCTAGCGCCCCTATATATCATTGTGCTCAGGTTTTTCTTTAAATACAGGCTCCGCAACCTAAGCGAGGTGAGGCGTAAGTGGCGGATGCTTTTGGAGGAACATAGGGGACCGTGGATTGTCTGTGCCAATCATCTAACCCTTATCGATTCTCTCATTCTGACGTATGGTCTATATTCCCTCTGGGATCATATAGTGTATTACGATACCATTCCCTGGAACCTACCTGAAAAGAGGAACTTTCAGAAGAATTTGGCTTTGGTTATTTTCTGTTATCTCGCGAAGTGTATACCTGTTGAGCGAGGAGGGGATCGAGAAGGAATGAAGAAAACTGTAGAGAAGTGTAATACTCTCCTAACTATGGGGCAGAGTCTGCTCATATTCCCTGAGGGAAGGAGGTCCCGGAAAGGTAGGGTAGATGTAGAGAATTATGCTTATGGTGTGGGGCGTTTTGTGGCTGAGCATAGTAACTGTCGTGTGCTTCTGGCTTATCTTCGGGGAGATGGGCAGGAGACGTTCAGCGATTACCCAAAGCGGGGCGAAACGTTTATCATTATGCTTAAGCCTTTTGAAGTTCCCTCCATGGGTCTTCAGGGCTTAAGGGGTCACCGAGAAAGGGCAAAGAGCATTGTTGAGGAACTGGCGAAGATGGAAGATGAGTATTTTCGGGACTATAGGCAATGA
- a CDS encoding 4'-phosphopantetheinyl transferase superfamily protein, which produces MSIFGTIGNDIVDLTEVANFGKSRSKRFLERVFTKEEQRLIEGSEWPDRILWLLWAAKEATYKVLVKMVPEVTFVPRNYPIERLQFEGYDAGYSDVLGSVHHNGIRVPFLGEMSESFVHVCAIYPHLSFPVYREIFPCSERHSEEIRKRLARRIGELFSIGEEEVHVIRDKTTRGLGHPYVVVAGHVGKVDVSLSHDYTFAAYAICY; this is translated from the coding sequence ATGAGTATTTTCGGGACTATAGGCAATGATATTGTGGATCTCACAGAAGTTGCCAATTTCGGAAAGAGCCGAAGCAAGCGATTTCTAGAACGAGTTTTCACCAAAGAAGAACAGAGACTTATAGAGGGAAGCGAGTGGCCGGACAGGATTCTCTGGCTCTTATGGGCAGCGAAGGAGGCCACCTATAAAGTGCTTGTAAAAATGGTTCCTGAAGTTACTTTTGTACCTCGAAACTACCCGATTGAACGTCTGCAGTTTGAAGGGTATGATGCAGGTTACTCGGATGTGCTAGGCTCTGTACATCATAATGGTATCCGCGTTCCCTTTCTAGGTGAGATGTCGGAATCTTTCGTTCACGTGTGTGCTATTTACCCGCATTTGTCCTTTCCTGTTTACCGGGAAATCTTCCCCTGTTCGGAACGTCACTCAGAGGAGATTAGAAAACGCCTCGCCCGTCGAATTGGAGAATTGTTTTCCATTGGGGAAGAAGAAGTACATGTGATCAGGGATAAAACAACACGCGGGTTGGGTCATCCCTATGTGGTCGTTGCCGGACATGTAGGGAAGGTTGATGTAAGTTTAAGCCATGATTATACATTTGCTGCTTATGCGATCTGTTATTGA
- a CDS encoding MBL fold metallo-hydrolase has translation MKLLILRKEKLILFTFFTIHSFFVFLFAGSVWGITIDFLGGTGGVKGSSILLDTGKEKILIDCGSAVEGKTVRGNFDFDPSSIDYLFITHAHNDHIGRIPELIERGFKGRIIGTKATRDLLTIVLRQDHSHSPGRVYHSKLIETILAKYEPYPYRETVRLRPGLIFRLHNAGHILGSSVVELVVGEGKDQLSFVFSGDLGSRDHLFLGGPDYIERADYVIVEGTYGPVKKMKIPLENLGKRIGETLKSGGSVLIPAFALDRTQQVLFALREFKCKGFIPKDTPVYADSKTAKEITEIYRKFINYFDPEYRRSLSCERDPFYFRGLKWVSKERVLSYHSEKKPAIFLTSGGILEYGNVLDHLSVMAEDPKNLLVIVNHQPAGSLGDKLLKGQRSVCIPRWDATGTSKGDCLMMDVRMSVMPFQGFAGHADGYEILEWLSRVRGIRKVFVVHGDYQNVHAMARTIKTKLGLDAVAPRKGEIFIIDKNIRSIQTRSGRNLCASFG, from the coding sequence GTGAAATTATTGATACTCAGAAAAGAAAAGCTAATTCTTTTCACCTTTTTTACAATCCATTCCTTTTTTGTTTTCCTTTTTGCAGGTTCTGTATGGGGTATTACTATAGACTTTCTGGGTGGTACAGGAGGGGTTAAAGGTTCATCTATCCTTCTAGACACGGGAAAGGAAAAGATCCTAATCGATTGCGGATCGGCTGTCGAAGGTAAGACGGTGAGAGGAAATTTTGATTTTGATCCTTCCTCTATAGATTATCTCTTCATCACGCATGCGCATAATGACCACATAGGGAGGATTCCAGAACTCATCGAAAGGGGTTTTAAAGGTAGGATCATAGGTACGAAGGCTACACGTGATCTTTTGACGATTGTTCTGAGACAGGATCATTCCCATTCCCCTGGACGTGTATACCACAGTAAACTGATCGAGACGATCCTCGCCAAATATGAACCTTATCCCTACAGGGAGACTGTTAGATTGAGGCCTGGTTTGATTTTTCGTCTTCACAATGCAGGACACATTCTGGGTTCCTCTGTGGTGGAGTTAGTTGTTGGTGAGGGTAAGGATCAACTCTCTTTTGTATTTTCGGGTGATCTAGGGAGTCGTGATCATCTCTTTCTCGGAGGGCCCGATTACATTGAGAGGGCTGATTACGTGATTGTGGAGGGAACGTATGGTCCTGTTAAAAAGATGAAGATCCCCCTGGAGAACCTGGGAAAGCGTATAGGGGAAACGCTCAAATCGGGAGGGAGCGTGCTCATTCCAGCCTTTGCGTTGGATCGAACGCAGCAGGTGCTTTTTGCTCTAAGGGAGTTCAAATGTAAGGGGTTTATCCCTAAGGATACACCGGTTTATGCTGATAGCAAAACGGCAAAGGAAATTACGGAGATCTATAGGAAATTTATAAATTACTTCGACCCCGAATACAGGAGATCTCTCTCCTGTGAGAGGGATCCTTTTTATTTCCGTGGGCTGAAATGGGTTTCCAAGGAGCGGGTTTTGAGTTACCATTCTGAGAAAAAACCAGCTATCTTCCTTACTTCGGGTGGGATACTGGAATATGGTAACGTTCTAGATCACCTCTCGGTTATGGCGGAAGATCCTAAGAATCTCCTAGTTATTGTGAATCATCAGCCGGCTGGCAGTTTAGGGGACAAACTGCTTAAAGGACAGCGTTCGGTCTGTATTCCCCGGTGGGATGCCACAGGAACATCTAAGGGTGATTGTCTTATGATGGATGTTCGCATGAGTGTTATGCCTTTCCAGGGGTTTGCGGGGCATGCGGACGGTTATGAGATTCTCGAATGGTTGTCACGGGTAAGGGGGATAAGAAAAGTCTTCGTGGTACACGGTGATTATCAGAATGTTCATGCGATGGCACGCACCATTAAGACAAAACTGGGGTTGGATGCAGTAGCTCCTCGAAAGGGAGAGATTTTTATTATAGACAAGAACATTCGATCGATACAAACCCGTTCAGGAAGGAACTTATGCGCCAGTTTTGGATAG
- a CDS encoding metallophosphoesterase yields the protein MNIVVISDLHLSEGWKSSTGRISRLEDFFFDDAFERFLCWLNSEGRRLGVPWRLVIAGDMVDFLQIVEIPTDMDLKLRPSELEFGLGTSSDRTVWKLNVLMNGHDRFFRALISFLAAGNHLSVVAGNHDIEWTMPEVKRAFLEFLENKARKMGCDFLRSNVTFHTWFYFEKGTVWIEHGHQYDALNSFDFPYYPYIPQTREILLPAGSFFVRYLFNTVEQINPFADNIKPIGEYLRRYLFRLFLSRNVWKALRAFVRIVEKIRPLSGEDRKRLSALNFEGMVADALQFDISRLQLERLRSMWVPSSIYNEGVVGNLVRFFRSGGDEEYAEIAAVIADILDVKVVCFGHTHNADVRVLDRRSCYVNTGTWSRVFCHDETEKLIRSEQCFPFLSIVRNDSDRWDVRLMNWRDELGRGEELKLFAFS from the coding sequence ATGAATATCGTTGTGATTAGCGATCTTCATTTGAGTGAGGGATGGAAATCAAGTACAGGGCGGATCAGTCGGCTGGAGGATTTCTTCTTTGATGACGCATTTGAGCGTTTTCTCTGCTGGCTGAATTCTGAGGGTCGTCGTTTAGGCGTGCCGTGGCGGCTTGTCATAGCAGGGGATATGGTTGATTTTTTGCAGATTGTGGAAATTCCTACAGATATGGATTTGAAACTCCGTCCATCAGAACTGGAGTTTGGACTCGGTACTTCCTCTGACCGAACTGTGTGGAAACTCAATGTACTGATGAATGGGCATGATCGTTTTTTCCGGGCTCTTATCTCATTTCTCGCTGCAGGGAATCATTTAAGTGTTGTTGCTGGTAATCACGATATCGAATGGACAATGCCGGAGGTTAAGAGGGCGTTTTTGGAGTTTCTTGAAAACAAAGCCCGAAAAATGGGGTGTGATTTTCTGAGGTCAAACGTGACATTTCATACGTGGTTTTATTTTGAGAAAGGTACAGTCTGGATCGAACACGGACATCAGTACGATGCTCTGAATTCTTTTGACTTTCCATATTACCCATACATTCCTCAAACCAGGGAAATTCTCCTTCCGGCAGGTTCTTTCTTCGTTCGTTATCTCTTCAATACCGTGGAACAGATCAACCCCTTTGCGGATAATATTAAACCTATAGGGGAGTATCTTAGGCGCTATCTGTTTAGGTTGTTTCTGTCCCGAAATGTTTGGAAAGCCCTGAGGGCTTTTGTCAGGATTGTGGAGAAGATTCGTCCCCTCTCTGGCGAGGATAGAAAGAGACTCTCTGCTTTGAACTTCGAGGGAATGGTGGCTGATGCGTTGCAGTTTGATATTTCTCGATTGCAATTGGAAAGGTTGCGTAGTATGTGGGTACCTTCCAGCATATACAATGAAGGGGTTGTGGGAAACCTTGTTCGTTTCTTTAGGAGCGGAGGAGACGAAGAATATGCAGAAATTGCCGCAGTTATTGCGGATATTTTGGATGTGAAAGTTGTATGTTTCGGACATACACATAATGCCGATGTGAGAGTTCTGGATCGGAGGAGTTGCTATGTTAATACCGGTACCTGGTCTCGTGTCTTTTGTCACGATGAAACAGAGAAATTGATCCGTAGCGAACAGTGTTTTCCTTTTTTGAGTATTGTTCGCAATGACAGTGATCGTTGGGATGTAAGACTCATGAATTGGAGAGACGAGCTCGGTAGAGGGGAAGAGCTGAAACTTTTTGCTTTTTCTTAA